Proteins co-encoded in one Arachis hypogaea cultivar Tifrunner chromosome 13, arahy.Tifrunner.gnm2.J5K5, whole genome shotgun sequence genomic window:
- the LOC112791928 gene encoding uncharacterized protein has protein sequence MPTELEELVSFLSSPSPQLTKAAVDIVRGLTGSDEGMHSLARYANTVLPSLSRLLNAPKEVSEPAAEALVNLSQDSNLAADMVRSGMVKTAMEVLYKPESSITRLLVMLLVNLTQLDAGSASLLQIEDDRVHGLYVMKLVRSFCRSTHENHDDPFEHVASILVNISKQQAGRQLLLDPKRGLLKQIIRQFDSNSSLRKKGVSGTIRNCCFEAENQLQNLLLVSEFLWPALLLPVAGNKIYNEEDRSKMPLELGTALSIEREPVTDPEIRTQALEAIYLISLQDAGRRAFWSVNGPRIVQVGYEDEEDPKVMEAYEQLGSLLIHSSGEETSGETTK, from the exons ATGCCGACGGAGCTGGAAGAACTCGTCTCCTTCCTATCTTCTCCATCGCCGCAA TTAACAAAGGCCGCCGTCGACATAGTTCGGGGACTAACCGGTTCTGATGAAGGGATGCACTCACTCGCAAGATACGCAAACACCGTCTTGCCTTCCCTGTCACGACTCCTAAACGCTCCCAAG GAGGTTTCGGAACCCGCGGCTGAAGCTCTGGTGAATCTATCGCAAGATTCGAATCTTGCGGCGGACATGGTGCGGAGTGGAATGGTCAAAACTGCTATGGAGGTTTTGTACAAGCCAGAATCGAGTATCACTCGTTTGCTTGTGATGCTTTTGGTGAATCTTACTCAACTTGATGCTGGTTCTGCTTCCTTGCTTCAG ATTGAAGATGACAGGGTACATGGCTTGTATGTTATGAAGCTAGTGAGATCATTTTGTAGATCGACACATGAAAATCATG ACGATCCTTTTGAACATGTTGCTTCAATACTTGTCAACATCTCAAAGCAGCAGGCAGGAAGGCAGCTTCTCCTTGACCCAAAACGGGGACTCTTGAAGCAGATAATCAGACAATTTGATTCAAACAGCTCATTGAGAAAGAAAGGG GTCTCTGGAACAATCCGCAATTGTTGCTTTGAAGCTGAGAATCAACTACAAAATTTGCTTCTGGTATCGGAGTTTCTTTGGCCAGCATTACTTCTTCCAGTAGCTGGCAACAAG ATCTACAATGAGGAAGATCGATCAAAAATGCCACTTGAACTTGGCACTGCTCTCTCGATTGAACGTGAGCCAGTTACTGATCCGGAAATTCGTACTCAAGCTTTGGAAGCTATATACTTGATCTCATtgcag GATGCAGGCCGAAGAGCCTTTTGGTCTGTTAATGGACCTAGAATAGTACAAGTAGGTTATGAAGACGAGGAAGATCCGAAAGTGATGGAAGCATATGAGCAACTGGGTTCCTTG TTGATTCACAGCAGTGGAGAAGAAACATCTGGTGAGACCACAAAGTAG